A region of Emys orbicularis isolate rEmyOrb1 chromosome 20, rEmyOrb1.hap1, whole genome shotgun sequence DNA encodes the following proteins:
- the LOC135892233 gene encoding sialic acid-binding Ig-like lectin 16 produces MGEKQDAAERLRRRQRFGSSGRGGGVFRESDGLGTAPWFPKNTELLGLSQPDAPAMDRALLPHHDAGERELWARAPPWRAGGPATLRVLILALLWRGSLSQLPGFTLAVPHSVSVQEGLCVLITCTFTYPASYDTYNSWARLYRYWYKDPADVDQNPPVASSDPDRGVSQETQGRFRLAENPAPGDCSLQISDARRTDEGRYFLRVEKGTLKYSYRFFTLTISVPGLTEEPEIQISPAQRVPGTLLAQEPVNVTCTAPGRCSGPPPRVTWTGSFSDTARDVSAPLANGTWAHSSELSFTPSLGDHGKELVCTVTYSSAQGPSTRRTVQLHIGYPPGPPNTTGNLTRNGRPVLEVSGAEGDIVSLEAQEGDSLSLSCEAGSRPEATLSWAKGNESLSPGQGGAGRLELPNLSRGDAGEYQCWAKNSYGSASRALHVHVQYPSTPVGNGSQLTAQEGDSLRFLCSVTSSPPAVLGWVRGGRAIKGAHLAGENQLRLELPNVTAEDGGLYGCWAQRKESSAQGTFQLLVEYSPWPGNSLNASCQHQGPSVSCSCSLRSHPPPRLQWQVDGEPLAGNGSRGPLQVSSWAQGDEAISTLSWTGSRDRSPRIFCLGSNTHRMYTVLLSPPDTGGLTRAFIEISGKLVFVATGFFLAYYLTVLYYRR; encoded by the exons GTCTGTCCCAGCCGGACGCCCCAGCCATGGACAGAGCTCTGCTGCCACATCATGACGCCGGGGAAAGGGAGCTCTGGGCTCGGGCCCCCCCCTGGAGAGCAGGGGGTCCTGCCACGCTGAGGGTCCTGATCCTCGCCCTGCTCTGGAGGG ggtccctgtcccagctgcccgGATTTACCCTGGCGGTGCCGCATTCGGTGTCGGTGCAGGAAGGTCTCTGTGTTCTCATCACCTGCACCTTCACGTATCCAGCCTCGTACGACACCTACAATTCCTGGGCCCGGCTCTACAGATACTGGTACAAAGATCCGGCCGATGTGGACCAGAATCCGCCCGTGGCAAGCAGTGACCCCGACCGGGGGGTATCGCAGGAGACCCAGGGCCGGTTCCGGCTGGCGGAGAATCCGGCGCCCGGCGACTGCTCCCTGCAAATCAGCGACGCCCGACGGACGGATGAGGGGAGATATTTCCTTCGAGTCGAGAAAGGAACATTGAAATACAGTTACCGCTTCTTTACGCTCACGATCTCCGTGCCAG GGCTGACGGAGGAGCCAGAGATCCAGATCTCGCCGGCGCAGAGGGTGCCAGGAACACTGCTGGCCCAGGAGCCGGTGAATGTGACCTGCACAGCCCCTGGGCGCTGCTCCGGGCCCCCTCCCCGAGTCACCTGGACGGGGTCGTTCAGCGACACAGCCCGGGATGTCTCAGCCCCGCTGGCAAACGGCACCTGGGCCCACAGCTCCGAGCTCAGCTTCACACCCAGCCTGGGGGACCACGGCAAAGAGCTCGTCTGCACCGTCACCTACAGCTCAGCACAGGGACCTTCCACCCGCAGAACCGTCCAGCTCCACATCGGCT ACCCGCCCGGGCCCCCCAACACCACCGGGAACCTGACCAGGAACGGACGCCCCG TGCTGGAAGTGTCAGGAGCTGAGGGCGACATCGTGTCTCTGGAGGCCCAGGAGGGCGACTCCCTGAGCCTGAGCTGTGAGGCTGGGAGCAGACCCGAGGCCACCCTGAGCTGGGCCAAGGGGAACGAGTCCCTCAGCCCCGGCCAGGGAGGGGCCGGGCGCCTGGAGCTGCCGAATCTCAGCAGAGGGGACGCTGGGGAGTATCAGTGCTGGGCAAAGAATTCCTATGGGTCGGCCAGCCGGGCCCTGCATGTGCACGTGCAGT atcccAGCACCCCGGTGGGGAACGGGTCACAGCTCACGGCCCAGGAGGGCGACTCCCTGCGGTTCCTCTGCTCTGtcaccagcagcccccccgctgtgctgggctgggtgagggggggcCGAGCCATCAAGGGAGCCCACCTCGCAGGGGAGAATCAGCTGCGGCTGGAGCTGCCCAACGTGACGGCCGAGGACGGGGGGCTGTACGGGTGCTGGGCCCAGAGAAAGGAGAGCTCTGCCCAGGGGACATTCCAACTGCTCGTCGAGT ACAGCCCCTGGCCGGGGAACAGCCTGAACGCGTCCTGCCAGCACCAGGGGCCCAGCGtcagctgcagctgctccctgcgctcccaccccccaccccggctccagTGGCAGGTGGACGGGGAGCCGCTGGCTGGGAATGGCTCACGGGGGCCCCTGCAAGTCAGCTCCTGGGCCCAGGGGGATGAGGCCATCAGCACCCTGAGCTGGAcggggagcagggacaggagcCCCCGGATCTTCTGCCTCGGCTCCAACACCCACAGGATGTATACTGTACTGCTGAGCCCACCGGACACAG GTGGCCTCACTCGGGCATTTATCGAAATCAGCGGCAAACTCGTCTTCGTGGCGACTGGATTCTTCCTGGCCTATTACCTCACCGTGCTCTATTACAGACGGTAA